ACAGTAGGTAGAGATTAAAGTTATACTGTACTTACTAGAGATACTTGTGTAAAGTGGTACTATACTGATTAGAGATAACCCCATATAAAGATGTATTGTATTGAATAGAAATTTACTCAAGTCAACAACTGGTGTCCTAATTAGAAATAAACCCATGTGATGAAGTATCATGCTCACTAGAAGTATACTAATGTCAAGAGGCTGTATACTGGTTACAAATTAACCCATGTGTGGAGATACCTTGGTGAATAGATATATACTTGGGTAAAAAATACGTATACCAACTAGAAATAAACCCACATGAGAAGGTACTATGCTAACTGGATTGGATATACTTTGGTCAAGAGGCCATATATTGACTAGAAATAAACTCATGAGAAAGTATCAGGCTGACTAGAGAGATACTGAGTTTAAAAAGCTATATCTCACTTGCAGTATACTCAAGTGAAGAAATACCATGCAGACTAGAGATATATATGAAGCATAACACTTACATTAATATACAAGACATGAATCATAAAGCAGTCTTCAACACTTACATTAATATACAAGACATGAATCATAAAGCAGTCTTCATTATTTTTACCAGTACTACATCGAACTAACAATAACTTGTAAGTTTAATGCACTTCAGTTAACTGATTTAATGTAAATCAGTCATAAAATTTAGCTCTTTCAAGATTGATTCAAAAAATATTGGTGCATCAACAATTTAAATGTCACCTAATTGTACAGTGTTGATTGTTTTGAAACCTGTGTTTATTCAATGATCATATTCTATGCGGATTGTTTTACCACGTTTTTATATTGCTTCTATACCAATATTGCATTAAATGTgcttaatgtttttgaaaatacacCAGATTGCAAACTTTTCcttaaaagattaaaacaaacaggacaaaacaaaaacatcttgcCTCACAAATATATAGTCAAGAATCTCCATATTAAAAGGCTAGATCTGCCCTTGCACTTATTTATATTAAGCACTATTGTGGTTTAGGTTATCAAGTttgattaacaaaaaaaatgagCAACTTTTTTCAGTGAATGTAATGACAGGCATTGCAGTTTGTAAGATTCTAAGAGAAAAAATCTTGAGTGTAGGGTCGAACAAGTCAAGCATTGAATGTAGGCATTGTTTAGTGAAGAATAAGTAAGCTTACTTGTACTAAAAAGAGAATGAATATACCTAATTTAGTAAAAGACCTAACAAATTTAGGCAAACCAGAGGTgttatagtttataaaaataactggaaaGAGTGTGATTTGATTCACATATAGTTTCACAAAGAAACTTAATTTACTAATGCTGTGAATTAAGGTGTTCGAGGAAACGGAAACAGAGGAGACTGTCATATATATACACTGTACCTGTTGTGCAGGATTAGTCTGACTTTGGATGACTTTCAAGCCATGCTTATTCTTGATAACAGAGTAGTATGAAAGATAAACATTGGTCCTAGTAGGAACCCTCAAAATATATTACTTGTTCATTAAGCAAGTCATTGAAACATTAAACAACAAGTTACTTTGAGTAACTTTTTTcagtatttactttttaaaaactatttatattttcaaatacttcTACTCAAACTTAAGTAATTTTAAGAGAATTACTGCctttcattttatacattttgttactaTTCTGAAAACTCATTTATGGGCAGGAACTTAAAATGCAGGACATGCATTCGAACTCAACCAATTATGTGCATTTCTTACATCAGTGGGCTTGCCATCCCTCTAGTGGCTGGCCAAGTTACAAACGTCGCTTCTTTATCATGGTAGCTCGTGTGTTCAGGATATCGCACTCAATCATTTCTCTTGAAGGTGATGGAAATCTTTGCCCATATATTCATAAACTGTTCATTTTTAAATGCATTATGAATACTTCTGTATCCCTGTAATTTATGCTGTGTTTTGTTTCTAGATTTCATGAACTGCAGATAAGTGTACTTTTTACCTTTGTTACTTTAGTACTTATTTAGTACATACGTTTTTTACTCTAACTTGAGTATACTTCAAGATGAATGCTTGAAGTTgagtaacatattttatatccCTGGAAGAAAGCCATAAACACTTTgattacataaaacaaaagaacTATGTCTAGAATAAACATGGAAAATATGTACACTTTTGttacaagaagaaacaaataaacatacaattcttaaagtaaaatttcactgtaaaataaatttgataaaagcttaaattataaaagtattgttttcatACTGCTAAATATGAACAATTTTGgatgttattattttaacttgtaatttaCAATAAAGTGCCTTGGTTAAATCAACCAAATTATAATTGATAATGTGATAGTTTTTGCTCTTACTTAGGTTTTagcattaaatatgttttgtaaaatatatgctTCTATGTtagtattatttctttttcaggGCTAGTTTGGCTTTTAATACCTGATGTGAAGCCTATCAACACCAGTAAAGCACAAGAAAATGCAGGAGTTATGCAGATCATCCATTTTATTAGGCAGATTAAGTGGTTGAACCATTGGGATCACTTGTTGGTACGCTTCTTCCTAAGTTTTGCTGTACTCATTTACCGTAGCAATTTTGCTTTGTTACTTGAATATACGTTTAATTTTAGTGCTAAAACTGTGGGTTATCTAATTTCTTTCCAAGGAATTGTAAGTGCAGTTTCTGGCTTCTTTGTTGGTACTTTGACACACTGGTACCAGTATCAGACAAAACTTCTGCTGTTTGTAGCAGTCATACAAACATTATCTCTTGTTGGGTTGACCTATGCACCCACTACATTGATACTTATGTGCTTCTTAGTACCATTATGCATAAGTAACGCTGTTGGTCGAGTTTCCATTACAAAGATCACTGTTGATAGGTGCCATAAAGATGAGATTGGGTCAGTTGTAGGTCTTGGACAAAGTATTACATCTATGGGGCGTCTGCTCTCTCCCCTTGTTGCAGGATTTGCTCAAAGCATCTCTGTCCATGGGCCAGGAGTCAGTGGAGCAGGAAGTGCTGCAGTTGGAGCCATTATTCTTTCCATGATGagcaagaaacaaacaattgCAGGTCTGAAGAAAGACTGATCACATATATagtgtaaacaataaaataaatgttattgttgcTTTTTGACTTACATATTTCCTTGTTAATTGTAAATACCAAGTCTTCCATGTCATTTTTATGGAGATTGTTGGAATTAAATGTTAATGCATTGATATGTATATATTGCCTTTATAACATCACATGTGATTTGAAGTTTGTAATTCTCAGTAAGGGAGAGAAAGAAAAGGTGTCTAGAAAATGTGTATCTGCCAGAAGCTCATTGTCTGTATACatgattttaaaactattatactATAATAATGATGGTTCCATAAGTATAATTTATGTTTGACAAGGTTAATTAGTACTTAACTTTATATTGAAAGAACAGATGTATTGAAAGAAAATTTCTGCACATTGTGATATGCACTATATAGTTATATGAATTTATACAAGTCGAAAACTGTGAAATTATGACAATGACAAAATACCTGCAAGGTTTGGATTTAATAGGTTTCTTTATATTGTCCTAATTAGAGTACTGTAGGTTTGTCAGTTTGATTCCAGGTATTGGAATCATTCATTCAATTTAGCCACAGAAAAAATACTGGAAAATAGAATGTTTTAGGTGAAGAATATATCACCATTTTACTCAATAGTTTGTGAAACAAATATACGAGAATTATTTCTGAAGTATATACACAAAGTTAAATCTGCAttgtttattgaataaattaGCATATGAGTAAAATAATATCCATCACAG
This genomic window from Tachypleus tridentatus isolate NWPU-2018 chromosome 10, ASM421037v1, whole genome shotgun sequence contains:
- the LOC143229235 gene encoding major facilitator superfamily domain-containing protein 9-like isoform X3 — protein: MIFPLLLTYARNMGASHFFAGIIGSLYGGLQLFSSPLVGSWSDVRGRKFVLQICFLVSGTSYALLGVAPDLSFVILARVMAGLFKHSQTLCRAYLADVSLHNTESGVFGRFNAMSSLGFIVGPPIGGHLAEAPHGFFWVCTIGASVFLLCGGLVWLLIPDVKPINTSKAQENAGVMQIIHFIRQIKWLNHWDHLLVRFFLSFAVLIYRSNFALLLEYTFNFSAKTVGYLISFQGIVSAVSGFFVGTLTHWYQYQTKLLLFVAVIQTLSLVGLTYAPTTLILMCFLVPLCISNAVGRVSITKITVDRCHKDEIGSVVGLGQSITSMGRLLSPLVAGFAQSISVHGPGVSGAGSAAVGAIILSMMSKKQTIAGLKKD
- the LOC143229235 gene encoding major facilitator superfamily domain-containing protein 9-like isoform X1; its protein translation is MKNKFEKYTSVHVCVYVIGFLDLAAVSMIFPLLLTYARNMGASHFFAGIIGSLYGGLQLFSSPLVGSWSDVRGRKFVLQICFLVSGTSYALLGVAPDLSFVILARVMAGLFKHSQTLCRAYLADVSLHNTESGVFGRFNAMSSLGFIVGPPIGGHLAEAPHGFFWVCTIGASVFLLCGGLVWLLIPDVKPINTSKAQENAGVMQIIHFIRQIKWLNHWDHLLVRFFLSFAVLIYRSNFALLLEYTFNFSAKTVGYLISFQGIVSAVSGFFVGTLTHWYQYQTKLLLFVAVIQTLSLVGLTYAPTTLILMCFLVPLCISNAVGRVSITKITVDRCHKDEIGSVVGLGQSITSMGRLLSPLVAGFAQSISVHGPGVSGAGSAAVGAIILSMMSKKQTIAGLKKD
- the LOC143229235 gene encoding major facilitator superfamily domain-containing protein 9-like isoform X2 — translated: MLRDLAAVSMIFPLLLTYARNMGASHFFAGIIGSLYGGLQLFSSPLVGSWSDVRGRKFVLQICFLVSGTSYALLGVAPDLSFVILARVMAGLFKHSQTLCRAYLADVSLHNTESGVFGRFNAMSSLGFIVGPPIGGHLAEAPHGFFWVCTIGASVFLLCGGLVWLLIPDVKPINTSKAQENAGVMQIIHFIRQIKWLNHWDHLLVRFFLSFAVLIYRSNFALLLEYTFNFSAKTVGYLISFQGIVSAVSGFFVGTLTHWYQYQTKLLLFVAVIQTLSLVGLTYAPTTLILMCFLVPLCISNAVGRVSITKITVDRCHKDEIGSVVGLGQSITSMGRLLSPLVAGFAQSISVHGPGVSGAGSAAVGAIILSMMSKKQTIAGLKKD